The DNA sequence AAGGTGTACGAGCCGGCCGCGACCGCGCTGCCCGACGAACAGCCGTGGAGCACCGAGGCCTACCTGGACTTCGCCCCGACCTACCTGCGCGAAGTCCGCGAGCGCTTCGGCTTCGGCTTCCACCTGCTGCACGACGTCCACCACCGGCTCAGCCCGATCGAGGCCGCCCGGTTCGGCAAGAGCGTCGAGGACTGCCGCCTGTTCTGGATGGAAGACCCGACACCGGCGGAAAACCAGGAGGCCTTCCGGCTGATCCGCGGCCACACGACGACGCCGATCGCCGTCGGCGAGGCGCTCAGCTCCATCTGGGACGTCCAGCACCTCATCACCGAGCAGCTCATCGACTACGTGCGCACGACCGTCGTGCACGCCGGCGGCATCAGCCACCTGCGCCGCATCTTCGACCTCGCCGCGCTCTACCAGGTGCGCACCGGCTCGCACGGCGCCACCGACCTCTCCCCGGTGACACTCGCCGCGGCCGTGCACGTCGACATCTCCGTGCCGAACTTCGGCATCCAGGAGTACATGGGCTACGCCGACGAGACCGCGGAGGTCTTCCGCGGCGGACCCTCCTACGCCGACGGGATGCTGCTGCCGTCCGAAGAACCCGGCCTGGGCGTCGACTACGACGACGAAGCCGCGGAGAAGTTCCCGTACGACCCGCGCTACCTCCCGGTGGCGCGCCGCCTCGACGGCTCCGTTCACGACTGGTGACGGCGATGAAGCGACTCAGATCGTCCACTGTGGACCTCCCGCGGGCGGTACGGCCCAAGATCGTCCACTTCGGACTCGGCGCGTTCCACCGCGCCCACCAGGCCGTGTACACCGAGGCGCCGTGGGGCATCGCCGCGGTGGCCCCGCGTTCCACCGACGTCGTCACCGCGCTGCGCGCCCAGGACTGCCTCTACACCGTGACCGACACGACCACCCGCGTCATCGGCTCGATCGTCGAGGCATTGCACCTCGGCTCGGACGCCCCGCGCGTCGGCGAGCTGCTCGCGTCGCCCGGCACCACGGTCGTGACGCTCACGATCACGGAGAAGGGGTACCGCGGCGGCCCGGTCATCGGCGCCCTCGCCGCCGGGCTCGCCGGGCGGTTCCGGCGCGGCGGCGCGCCGATCACCGTGATCTCGTGCGACAACATGACCGGCAACGGCCGCGTGCTGGAGCGCGCCGTTCGAGAATCCGTGACCGGGCCCGAGCGCGACGAAATGCTGGCCTGGCTGGCGGAATCGGTCGCGTTCCCGTCCACTGTGGTCGACCGGATCGTCCCGGCCACGACCCCGGAACACCGCGCGAAGGCCACCGAGGCGCTGGGTCTCGACGACGCCGTGCCGGTGTTCGCCGAGCCGTACCGCCAGTGGGTCCTCGAAGACGCGTTCGCCGCCGAGGTCCCGCCGTGGGACGGCGCCCGGTTCGTACCCGACGTGACGCCGTTCGAGCAGCAGAAACTGCGGCTGCTCAACGGAACGCATTCGGCTTTGGCCTACCTCGGGGCCGCGGCCGGGCACGAGACGATCGCCGATGTCCTCGCCTCGGACTGGGGCGAGAGGTTCGTCCGCGGCTTCGGCGCCGAAGCCGCGGCGGTGCTGCCCGGCGACCACGGGCCGTACGTCGACCAGCTCGTCGAGCGGTTCCGGAACCCGGGAATCCGGCACCGGCTGAGCCAGATCGGCTCGGACGGTTCGCTGAAGCTGCCCGAACGCTGGTTCGGCACCCTTCGCCACGCCGGAAGCCACCCCTTGCTGGAACTCGCGTTGGCTGCCTGGGCACGTGCCACCGAACCGGACGCGCGCACCGGCATGACCGACCCACTCGCGGGCGAACTGGCCGCCTGCTGGAGCGCCCCGGACGACGTCGATGCCGTCCGGCGGCTGCTGCGGCTGGTCGGTGCCCCCGGCCTCGACCCCCTCCCGAAGGCCGTCGCCGCGCACCTGCCCGCGCTGCGAGCCGGGCGTGTCGACCTCTGACCCCACCGATCACGAGCAACGGAGCACAGTGATGACCGAAACCCCGCCGGCGGTGGCCGGGCAGCAGAACCGCACCACCCGCGACCTCGTCCGGGCCGCGATGTCCGGCTGGCTGGGCACGGCCATGGAGTTCATGGACTTCCAGCTGTACTCCCTCGCCGCGGCCATCGTGTTCAACAAGATCTTCTTCCCGGACGTCAGCCCCGCCATCGGGCTGATCGCCGCGATGGCCACCTACGGCGTCGGGTACGTGGCCCGCCTCGCCGGCGCCGTCTACTTCGGCCGGATGGGCGATCGCTTGGGGCGCAAGAAGGTCCTCTTCATCACCATCTCGCTGATGGGCGTGTCGACGACGCTGATCGGCGCGCTGCCGACGTACCAGGCCGTCGGCATCCTGGCGCCGATCCTGCTCGTCGCGCTGCGCCGCCGCGGCCTGATCGCCTCCCTGGTTTCCCTGGGCACCAACTCCGGCACGCTCGCCGCGTCCGCGTTGTGGGCGCTGCTCATCGGCGTGCTTTCCGACCAGCAGCTGCTGTCCTGGGGCTGGCGGCTGCCGTTCCTGCTCAGCTTCGTGCTGATGGTCTTCGCGGTGTGGCTGCGCCGGAACCTCAAGGAGAGCCCGGTGTTCGAGGAGCGCCCGGACGTCGTGGACGGCGTGGCGCTGTCCCGGGCCGAGCTCGAGAACCACGGTGTCCTGGAAGCCGGTCTGCGCCAGCGCAAGGGCAAAGCCTTCTTCCTGGCGCTGGGCCTGCGGTTCGGACAGGCGGGCAACTCCGGCGTCGTGCAGACGTTCCTCGTCGGCTTCGTCGCGACGACCCTCGCGGTGAGCAAGTCCGTGCCCACCACCGCGATCGTCTACGGCTCCCTGCTCGGGTTCCTGACCGTGCCGCTGGTCGGCATGCTCGGCGACCGCTTCGGGCGGCGTCCCGTGTACATCGCGCTGACGCTGCTGACCGCCGTGCTCGCGTTCCCGCTGATGTTCCTGATCACCAGCGGCACCACTCTCGCGCTCGAGGTCGGCATGATCATCGCGCTCAACGTCGGCGTGCTCGGCCTGTTCTCGCTGGAAAGCGTGGCCATGGCGGAACTGTTCGGCGCCCGCACCCGGTTCACGCAGCTCGCGCTGGCCAAGGAGATCGGCGGCATCCTCGCCACCGCCATCGGGCCGGTGGTCGCCGCGACGCTCACCGCGGCGACCGGGCACTGGTGGCCGGTCGCGGCGATGCTCGTCGGGTACTCGCTGATCACGCTCGTGGCGACGCTCCTGTCGCCGGAGATGCGCGGCCGCGACCTGGTCCGGCTGGAGGACGCGGCGTGAAGGCGGTGGTCGCGCACGGCGCCGGCGACGTCCGCGTCGACGAAGTCCCGGACCCGGTGCCGGGCGAGGGGGAGGTCCTGCTCGCCGTCGAGTGGGGCGGGATCTGCGGCTCCGACCTGGCGTACTGGCGCCACGGCGCGTCCGGCACCGCGGTGCTCAAGCACCCCTTGGTGCTGGGGCACGAAGTGGCCGGGCGCGTCGACGGCCGGCCGGTCACGGTCCACCCCGCGCGGGTCGTGGGGGACGACCCGCTGCCGGCGCGGCTCGCCGGGCGCACCAACCTGCACCGGCAGGTCCGCTACTTCGGCTCGGCGGCCTTCGACCCGCACACCGACGGCGGGTTCTGCGAGTTCAAGGTGGTCCCCGCCGCGCAGGTCCGGCCGCTGCCCGACGGCGTCGGCACGCGGGAAGGCGCGCTGACCGAGCCCCTCGCGGTGGCGCTGCACGCCGTCGGCCGCGCCGGTGCGGTGCGCGGCCGGGACGTGCTGGTCAACGGCGCCGGCCCGATCGGCGCGCTGGTCGTGGCGGCCGCGAAGCACCGGGGCGCCCGCACGGTCGTCGCGGCGGACATCTCCGCCGGCGCGCTGGCCATCGCGCGGGCGATGGGCGCCGACGAGGTGCGTGACCTCGGCGCCGGCGACCGGCTCCCGGACGACGTCGAGGTCGTCTTCGAGGCCTCCGGCGCCCCGGCCGCGCTCGGCGGCGTGCTGCGGGCGACCGCGCGCGGCGGCACGCTCGTGCAGGTCGGCAACCTGCCCGGCCGCCCCGCGCCGGCCGAGCTCGGCGACCTGGTCACCCGCGAGATCACCTGGACCGGCTCCTACCGGTTCGCCGGCGAGCTCGACGACGCCCTGACCGCGCTGGGCGCCGGTCTCGACGTCGGCCCCCTGATCACCCGCACCTTCGCCATCGACCGCGCCGGGGAAGCCCTCGAAGCCGCGGCCGGGTCGAGCGGGAAGGTGCTGCTCCGGATCGGAGAACCATGACCGGCTCGGTCGTCACCCTCGGCGAAACCATGGCGCTGCTGACCACGCCCCCGGCCGGCCGGATCACCGGCGGCACGGGACTGGCCGTCGGCATCGGCGGGGCGGAGTCCAACGTCGCCATCGCGCTGGCCCGGCTCGACGTGCCGTGCACGTGGATCAGCCGCGTCGGCGACGACGCGCTCGGCGCCCTGGTGGTGAAGGAGATCCGCGGCGAAGGCGTCGACGTCGTCGTGCGGCGCGACGAGGCCGCGCCGACCGGGATGATGCTCAAGGAGTTGCGCGGCGGCCGGCCGTGGCGGGTGCGCTACTACCGCCGCGACAGCGCGGCCTCGCGGCTCTCGCCCGACGACGTCGACGAGGCGCTGATCGCGTCGGCGGCGGTGCTGCACCTGACCGGCATCACCCCGGCGCTCGGCCCCGGACCGCTGGCGGCGGTCGAGCGCGCGATCGCCGTCGCCCGCGCGCACGGCACGCTGGTGTCCTTCGACGTCAACCACCGGCGATCGCTGTGGCCCGACGACGTGGCGGCCTCCGTGCTCGCGCGGCTGGCGGCGGCCGCCGACCTCGTGTTCGCGGGACCGGCGGAAGCCACCCTGGTGCTCGAGGGCCGCTGGCCGTCTTCCGACGAGGCGACGGTCGTCGAGGGGTCCGCCTTGGCCACCCGGCTGGCCTCGCACGGACCCGCCACCGCCGTCGTCAAGCTGGGCGCGCTCGGCGCGGTGGCGCGGGACGGGGGCGAGACGATCCACGTGGGCGCGCGGGCGGTCGAGGTGGTCGACACGGTCGGCGCGGGGGACGCCTTCGTCGGCGGCTACCTGGCCGAGCTGGCTTCCGGCCGGTCCGTCCGCGAGTGCCTGGCCACCGCGACCGCCCTCGGGACGGCGGTGTGCACGGTGCCGGGCGACTGGGAGGGCATCCCGACCCGGGCCGAGCTGGCCGCTTCGGACCTCGCCGTCGTGCGGTAGCTTGGACGGCGTGGACGGACGGGCGATCTTCGGCGATCACTCGTACCGCTGTGACTTCTACGGTTGACGGTTCCCCGCCCTCGGGACCCTTTTGTCGTCAACCGTAAGGAAAACCATGTCTTCATCCGTGCGCTGGGCGCTCAAGCACATGCCGCTGACCGCCACCGCCGTCGAGGAAGCCGCGCCCCTGCTCGCCGGGCGGCGCCTGGCGATGTGCCTGCACGTCGAGCCCAAGACGGCCGCGCTGGTCACGCTGCTCGCCCGCGCCGGCGTCGAGATCACCCTGACCGGCTCGCCCGGCACCACCCACGACGACGTCGCTCTCGCGCTCCGGGAACTCGGGGTGGCCGTGCACACCCGCCGGGCCGACGACGAGGCCGACCACGCCCGCAACGTCGCCCGGGTGCTCGCGTGCGAACCCGACCTCACGCTCGACAACGGCGCCGACCTGACGCTTTCGCTGCTGCGGTCCGGCCCGCCGTCGGGCTGGCTCGGCGGCACCGAGGAGACGACGACCGGCGGCGTCCGGCTGCGGGAGGAACGCGTCGGGCACCCGGTCGTCGTGATCAACGATTCGCGGCTGAAACTGCTGGTGGAGAACGAATTCGGCGTCGGGCAGAGCGTCGTCCAGGGTTTCCTCAACGCCACCAACCTGATGGTGCCGGGGATGCGTGCGGCGGTGCTCGGCTACGGGCCGTGCGGGAAGGGCGTCGCGGACACGCTGTCCCGCCTCGGCGCGCGCGTCGCGGTGTGCGAACCGGATCCGATGCGCGCGCTGGAGGCCATTTTGGACGGTCACCGGGTCGGTCCTTCCGGTGAAGTCCTGGCTGACGCCCAAGCGGTTTTCACGGTGACGGGCGCTCCCGGCGTCGTCGGCGCGGAGGAACTCGCGGTCCTGCCCGACGGCGCGCTGATCGCGGGCGTCGGGCACTTCGCGTGGGAGATCGACGCGGCGGCGCTGCGGGCGGCCACGGTCCGCACGGTCGAGTACGGCGCGCCGGGCCGCCGCACGGGGCACGTGCTGACCGGCGGCCGCGAGATCGTCGTCCTCGACCAGGGCCGGATGCTCAACCTGACCGCGGCCACCGGCAACTCGATCCAGGCGATGGACCTGGGCCTGACCCTGCAGGTCCGGAGCCTGGCGGCGGTGGCGGGCGGACTGGCACCGGGTGTCCAGCCGGTCCCGGCCGCGGTGGAACACCGCATCGCGACGGACCTGGTGGCGCGGCTGAGCTAGCTTGACCTGGAGCGCGCTCCAGGACCTAACGTGGGGTCACTTCGACCGCACGTCAGGAGAACACCCCATGGAACTCGGCTTCCACCTGCCCATCTTCGACATCGACGGCGGGCCCGCCGCCATCGCCGGCGAGCTCGCCCGGGTGGGCGCCGCGGCGGAGGAGGCCGGTGCGACCTGGTTGTCCTTCATGGACCACTACTTCCAGATCGAACCCACCGGTCTCCCCGCCGAGTCGCACATGCTGGAGGGCTACACGACGCTCGGCTACCTGGCCGCGCACACGTCCCGCATCGAGCTCGGCCTGCTGGTCACGGGCGTGACCTACCGCCACCCGGGCCTGCTCGCGAAGATCGTCACGACCCTCGACGTCCTCTCCGGCGGCCGCGCGGCCCTCGGCATCGGCGCGGCCTGGTTCGAGCGCGAGCACCAGGGGATGGGCGTGCCGTTCCCGCCGGTCGCCGAGCGCTTCGAACGGCTGGAGGAAACGCTGCGCATCTGCGGGCAGATGTGGGACCCCGCGGCCAACGGCCCGTTCGAGGGCAAGCACTACCAGCTGGCGGAGACCCTTTGTTCGCCGCAGCCGCTCCACCGCCCGAACATCCTGATCGGCGGCTCGGGCGAGCGCAAGACGCTGCGCCTGGTCGCCCAGTACGGCGACGCGTGCAACCTGTTCGGCACCTCGCCGGAGGACGTGGCCCACAAGCTCGACGTGCTGCGCCGCCACTGCGACGACGCCGGCCGCGACTATGCCGCGATCCGCAAGACGATCCTGGCCAACAACCCGCGCCCCACCCCGGAAACCCGCGACGACTTCGTCCGCTCGATGGCGGCCTACGCGAAACTGGGCGTGCAGACGGCGATCATCACCCCGACGACGGGCGCACCGGCGGCGTGGATCGAGGCCATGGCCCCGGTGGTGCCGCAGCTGGCCTCGCTGGATTAGTCCACAAAGGACTCTCGGGTCGTTTTTCGATCGCCGTGAACCACTCGGCCGGTTCCGCCGTGTGACTGGGTGAGGTGGCGACCCGAGAGGAGGGGCTGATGCCCCACACGCGCAGTACCGGACGACACCGCAAACCGGCGACGATCGGGCTGGTAGCGCTACTGGGAGTCGCGGGGGCGACCGCGACGGCGATCGCCCTGAGCAGCCCGGCGAGCAACGCGGCGACCGAGAACTGCAGTGGTCTGGACACGGCGCTGCAGAACAACCTGACGTTCATCGCCGGCCAGCAAGCCGCCCCGGACGCCCAATCGGCGGCCCGCATCGCCAACCGCCAGGCAGTCGTCCAGCAGATCGAGCAGCGGCGCGAGGCCGCGGGATGCGAAGGCAAGGTAGCGGCCAACGCGGCCGCGGCCGAGTGCGCGGCGGTGACCGGAGCAGCGGACCAGGCCGAGGCGGCCGAGCAGAAGGGCATGGGCGGGAAGAAGGCCAAGGCCGACGAGAACGGCATGGCCGCCGACGAGAACGGCATGGCTGAGCAGCAGGGCATGGCCGGTCAGAACGGCAAGGCCAAGCAGAAGGGCAAGGCCGCCGAGAAGGGCATGGCGGCCGAGAAGGGCATGGCGGCCGACGAGCAGAACGCCGCCGACCAGAACGCCGCCGACCAGAACGCCGCCGACCAGAACGCTGCGGCCGTCCAGGCCTGCGAAGTGGTCGAGAAGTGCGTAGCCCAAGCCGCCGGTGCCGCCGGCATGGCCGAGCAGGACATGGCCGAGGAGAACGGCGCGGCCAAGCAGAACGGCATGGCCGAGCAGCAGGGCATGGCGAACGAGAATGGCATGGCCGCCCAGGACGGCATGGCTGACCAGCAGGGCATGGCGAACGAGAACGGCATGGCCAACGAGCAGGGCATGGCCAACGAGAACGGCGCGGCCCAGCAGGACGCGGCGGCCCAGAACGAGGTCTCCGACCAGGACTGCGCGGCGATCCTCGACTGCGTCGCCCAAGCCACAGCCGACCAGACCGCCGCCGCGGCCGACCAGCAGGGCATGGCCGCCGAGCAGAAGGGCAAGGCCCACCAGAAGGCCGACGCCCAGGCCGCCGAGCAGACCGCCGCGGCCGCCGAAAAGTGCGTCGCGGCCCAAGCCGCCAAGGCCGAAGCCACGGAAACCGCCACCGCCGAGGCCACGGACACAGCCACCGCGACCGCCGGCAAGTAGCAGACCCGGAGGGTGAGCACCGGTGGCGGGCCGGTGCTCACCCTCCGCCACCCGGAGCCCGCCAGGTCGCC is a window from the Amycolatopsis sp. cg9 genome containing:
- a CDS encoding L-idonate 5-dehydrogenase; translation: MKAVVAHGAGDVRVDEVPDPVPGEGEVLLAVEWGGICGSDLAYWRHGASGTAVLKHPLVLGHEVAGRVDGRPVTVHPARVVGDDPLPARLAGRTNLHRQVRYFGSAAFDPHTDGGFCEFKVVPAAQVRPLPDGVGTREGALTEPLAVALHAVGRAGAVRGRDVLVNGAGPIGALVVAAAKHRGARTVVAADISAGALAIARAMGADEVRDLGAGDRLPDDVEVVFEASGAPAALGGVLRATARGGTLVQVGNLPGRPAPAELGDLVTREITWTGSYRFAGELDDALTALGAGLDVGPLITRTFAIDRAGEALEAAAGSSGKVLLRIGEP
- the manD gene encoding D-mannonate dehydratase ManD, whose translation is MSTIERAEVLVTSPGRNYVTLRITTSDGVTGLGDATLNGRELAVASYLRDHLVPLLIGRDPARIEDTWQYLYRGAYWRRGPVTMTAIAAVDTALWDIKGKVAGLPVYQLLGGRARDGVLVYSHASGEDVPALLDDVARFRDLGYRAIRAQAAVPGIAGSYGVRHGKVYEPAATALPDEQPWSTEAYLDFAPTYLREVRERFGFGFHLLHDVHHRLSPIEAARFGKSVEDCRLFWMEDPTPAENQEAFRLIRGHTTTPIAVGEALSSIWDVQHLITEQLIDYVRTTVVHAGGISHLRRIFDLAALYQVRTGSHGATDLSPVTLAAAVHVDISVPNFGIQEYMGYADETAEVFRGGPSYADGMLLPSEEPGLGVDYDDEAAEKFPYDPRYLPVARRLDGSVHDW
- a CDS encoding MFS transporter is translated as MTETPPAVAGQQNRTTRDLVRAAMSGWLGTAMEFMDFQLYSLAAAIVFNKIFFPDVSPAIGLIAAMATYGVGYVARLAGAVYFGRMGDRLGRKKVLFITISLMGVSTTLIGALPTYQAVGILAPILLVALRRRGLIASLVSLGTNSGTLAASALWALLIGVLSDQQLLSWGWRLPFLLSFVLMVFAVWLRRNLKESPVFEERPDVVDGVALSRAELENHGVLEAGLRQRKGKAFFLALGLRFGQAGNSGVVQTFLVGFVATTLAVSKSVPTTAIVYGSLLGFLTVPLVGMLGDRFGRRPVYIALTLLTAVLAFPLMFLITSGTTLALEVGMIIALNVGVLGLFSLESVAMAELFGARTRFTQLALAKEIGGILATAIGPVVAATLTAATGHWWPVAAMLVGYSLITLVATLLSPEMRGRDLVRLEDAA
- a CDS encoding LLM class F420-dependent oxidoreductase, which encodes MELGFHLPIFDIDGGPAAIAGELARVGAAAEEAGATWLSFMDHYFQIEPTGLPAESHMLEGYTTLGYLAAHTSRIELGLLVTGVTYRHPGLLAKIVTTLDVLSGGRAALGIGAAWFEREHQGMGVPFPPVAERFERLEETLRICGQMWDPAANGPFEGKHYQLAETLCSPQPLHRPNILIGGSGERKTLRLVAQYGDACNLFGTSPEDVAHKLDVLRRHCDDAGRDYAAIRKTILANNPRPTPETRDDFVRSMAAYAKLGVQTAIITPTTGAPAAWIEAMAPVVPQLASLD
- a CDS encoding sugar kinase is translated as MTGSVVTLGETMALLTTPPAGRITGGTGLAVGIGGAESNVAIALARLDVPCTWISRVGDDALGALVVKEIRGEGVDVVVRRDEAAPTGMMLKELRGGRPWRVRYYRRDSAASRLSPDDVDEALIASAAVLHLTGITPALGPGPLAAVERAIAVARAHGTLVSFDVNHRRSLWPDDVAASVLARLAAAADLVFAGPAEATLVLEGRWPSSDEATVVEGSALATRLASHGPATAVVKLGALGAVARDGGETIHVGARAVEVVDTVGAGDAFVGGYLAELASGRSVRECLATATALGTAVCTVPGDWEGIPTRAELAASDLAVVR
- a CDS encoding mannitol dehydrogenase family protein, with the translated sequence MKRLRSSTVDLPRAVRPKIVHFGLGAFHRAHQAVYTEAPWGIAAVAPRSTDVVTALRAQDCLYTVTDTTTRVIGSIVEALHLGSDAPRVGELLASPGTTVVTLTITEKGYRGGPVIGALAAGLAGRFRRGGAPITVISCDNMTGNGRVLERAVRESVTGPERDEMLAWLAESVAFPSTVVDRIVPATTPEHRAKATEALGLDDAVPVFAEPYRQWVLEDAFAAEVPPWDGARFVPDVTPFEQQKLRLLNGTHSALAYLGAAAGHETIADVLASDWGERFVRGFGAEAAAVLPGDHGPYVDQLVERFRNPGIRHRLSQIGSDGSLKLPERWFGTLRHAGSHPLLELALAAWARATEPDARTGMTDPLAGELAACWSAPDDVDAVRRLLRLVGAPGLDPLPKAVAAHLPALRAGRVDL
- a CDS encoding adenosylhomocysteinase, with product MSSSVRWALKHMPLTATAVEEAAPLLAGRRLAMCLHVEPKTAALVTLLARAGVEITLTGSPGTTHDDVALALRELGVAVHTRRADDEADHARNVARVLACEPDLTLDNGADLTLSLLRSGPPSGWLGGTEETTTGGVRLREERVGHPVVVINDSRLKLLVENEFGVGQSVVQGFLNATNLMVPGMRAAVLGYGPCGKGVADTLSRLGARVAVCEPDPMRALEAILDGHRVGPSGEVLADAQAVFTVTGAPGVVGAEELAVLPDGALIAGVGHFAWEIDAAALRAATVRTVEYGAPGRRTGHVLTGGREIVVLDQGRMLNLTAATGNSIQAMDLGLTLQVRSLAAVAGGLAPGVQPVPAAVEHRIATDLVARLS